Within Novosphingobium resinovorum, the genomic segment CCGCGCGCTTCGCGGACGCCGGCACGCCGCCGCCGACGAGGATGATGTCCTCCGGCTCCTGCACCGGCAGCGGGCGCACGAAGATCGGCCGCGCGCCGCTTCCGTCGTCATGCTCGAAGCGCTCGCCCCTGAGCGCGCGCAGGATGATCTCCAGCCCCTCGTCCATCCGCTTCGCCCGGTCCTTGAGCGACTGGCGGAACATCGCGAATTCGTACGGCACGTAGCCCGCGCCGAAGATCACCCCCAGCCGCCCGTTCGCCATGTTGTCGAGCACCGCGATCTGCTCGGCCAGTTCGAGCGGATCGTGCAGCGGCAGGATCACCGCGCCCAGCAGGAAACGGATGCGCCTGGTCACCGCCGCCATGCCGCCCGCGAGGACGAAAGGCTGCGGCAGGTAGCCGTCCTGCGAGCCGTGATGCTGCATCAGGCCGATCTGGTCGGCGCCGATCTCGTCGGCAAAGGCGGCCATCTCGATCGCGGCGCGGTAAAGCTGCGGCGTCGGGCTCGCCCATTGCGGCGAGCGCATGTCGAACGACACCGAAATCGTGAAGTCCTTCATCACGCCTCTCCCTGCAGGCCATGGGCGAGCGCCGCGTAGGAAGGGTCGGACCCGTCCCGGCGCGCGCGGTCATGGCGGTACATCTCGGTGACGTCGCGCACGCAATCGTAGTCGGTGACGGTGTCGCGGCGGTCGATGCGCCAGGTCCCATCGCGCCGCGACCAGCGGTCGCAATAGCGCGACCACACTTCCATCTGCACAAGCCTGCCTTCGCGCTCCATCCGCAGCGTCGCGGTGACGTAGGCCTCGCTTCCGGCCCGGTCACCATCCACCTCGATCAACACGTTGGAGATCTGGTGCGAATGCGCCAGCAGCCCGCCGTGCGCGGCGCAAATCCAGTCGATCGCCGCGCGCCCGCTGCCCTTGAAGCCGCGCTCTCCGTAATCGACCGCCGCGTCCTCATGAAACACCCCGTGGCCGAGCGCGATGTCGAGACGGTCGACGCTGCGGCAGTAACGATAGAGCTGCTCGGTGATGGCCTGTTTGTCTGCCAGTTCGGTCATCGCTTCACCCTTTCGCATAAGCAGCGGAGATGGCCGCGATCCGGCGAATTCGCTCGCGGCGCTGCGCGGCCGAGGACGCGGACATCACCGCCTCGTCGTCCGCCTCACCCCAATTGCAGACGGGGCCGAACGGCAGACGGGCCAGGCCGAGCCGGGCGACCTCTTCGGCATCGGCAAGGCCGTCAGGCACCGCGATACCCCGCGCCGCCATCAGTTCTCGGTGCGCGGGCGTGTCGGTCCGGCCGAGCACGAAGCTGAGCACGTCGACGCCGTGCGGTTCCAGTTCGGCCCAGAGCGCCTCGCACAGCACGAGATCGAACGCCTTGGTCGCCGCGTAGACGTTGATGCCCGGAAGCCCGCCGTAGCAGGCCCCCGAGCCCACCACCATCAGCCCGCCCCGCCCGCGTGCGCGCATCGGCGCGGCGAAGGCATGGAGCGCGCGGGTCACCGTCACCACATTGCGGGCGACAAGCGCGTCCCAGTTGAAAACCTCGGTATCGAGGAACATCGCCCCGTTGGGATCGGCGCCGGCGTTGAGGATCAGCAACCCGACCTCGCGCCCGGCGGCGGCATCCTGCAACTGTTCGGTCGCATCCATTGCAGCCAGATCGATCGATGCAGTCACGCATTCCACCTTGCTGCGCAGTTCTGCGGCCAGCGCCTCCAACGGCCCCTCGCGGCGGGCGACGAGGATGAGGTTCACCCCCATCTGCGCAAGCTGGCGCGCAAAGGCCGCGCCGGTCCCTTCGGATGCTCCGGCGATCAGCGCCCAGGGGCCGTATCGCGTGGTGAACGCCTGCTGCTCCATGTCATCGTCTCCCTCGGGTAACGGACGGCCATCGCCTGCACGCCGCACGCACGCTCATCGAATCCGGCGCTTGCATTTGCGCTGGCACCCGACACTCAAATTCAGTAAATCCAGAATATGTCGAACTTCAAGCCATCACAGCAGGACGAAGCCTTTCTTGACGCCATGGCGATGTTGATGGCCCCCTGGGGCTGGCCCCGGCCGGTCGGGCGCATCTACGCCTACCTGCTCCTGCGCGAGGAACCGGCGACTCTCGACGAGATCGCAGCCGACCTCGGCATGAGCAAAAGCAACGCCAGCGTGGCCGCCCGCACGCTCGAGCATTGCGGCAACGCCCGCAGGCAGGGAGAGCCGGGGAGTCGCCGCATCTACTACTCAGTGCCGTCCGAGTTCAGTGGCCCATTCTTCGAAAAGGCGCAGTTGCTCGATCGGCAGGTGCGCCTGTTCGCCGGGCAGCGTGAGCGCGACATTAGCGCCCCCGTTGCCGACCGCTTCGCCCGTATCAGCGCCTTCTACACCGCGATGCGCGAAGCGATCGAGGGCGTGATCGCCGAACCACAATCCGAGGCCGAGGCCGAGCGAACCGCAACGCGTACGCGGTAATCCGTCAGCCTGACACCGAACCCTCGATCCGCGCTGCCAACGCCGGTACGTCGGCCAGCGCCCGCAGCGCGTCGTTGAGGTGCGTGCAGCCTTCCGGCCCGCGCAGCTGCGCCAGCACGTCCTCGCGAATCTCGGCAAGGTTGCAGCCGACCAGCCGCTGCGTATTCGCGGTCGCCCCCGGGCATTCGGAGAACGGCAGTATCCGCGCCTCGGGCTCGAGTGAGAGCACTTCCAGCGTCTGCGCATCGACGCGGGCGGTAAGGCGGTATTCGTGGATCGCCACGCGGCCGCCGTCGCGGCGCTTTGCGCTGTCCTGGAAAGCGGAATCGATGAGGATCACCCCTGCTTCCGCGTCCCGCGTCACATCGATCCGGCGCGCGCGGCGAAAGCCCGGGCCATCATCTTCGGCAAGATCGTGCCACCCCAGCGGGTCGGCAGGGTTGCGCAGATCGCCCGCGTCCGCGCTCGCGACCTTTTCCGGATCGACATCGCCGGACACGCCGCTGTTCCCCTCCTGCAGCCCCCAGCACACGTTGACGCGCTGGGCCATCATCTGCGCGTGCTGCGCCTCGCCGAGCTTTTCACGCAACCGGTCAGCCCAGTCGGGATGCCACTGCGACCACGCGAAGGAACTGACCAATGCCGTGCCGGACAAGTCGTCGAGCACGATGTAAAGCGGGTGGGCGGCGGCGACCATGTCCGGCATGACCTCGCGCAGCAGGCCGCGCAGGTGACCGCCCGCGCGCGCGCCGACGAGATGGGCGATCGCCTCGCAGTCCGGCTGCGCCGCGATTGCGGTGATCGTCTTGTCCTCGCTCATGCGCGCCTCGTAGCGCGCCTCGGCAAGGGTCAGGCCGTCCTCGCCCGCCAGCGGCGTCCACAAGTCGCGCGCGGCGCCCACGAAGCGGCGCTGGCCGTCGAGGCCGTCGGGCCAGGAAACGTCG encodes:
- a CDS encoding LLM class flavin-dependent oxidoreductase; the protein is MKDFTISVSFDMRSPQWASPTPQLYRAAIEMAAFADEIGADQIGLMQHHGSQDGYLPQPFVLAGGMAAVTRRIRFLLGAVILPLHDPLELAEQIAVLDNMANGRLGVIFGAGYVPYEFAMFRQSLKDRAKRMDEGLEIILRALRGERFEHDDGSGARPIFVRPLPVQEPEDIILVGGGVPASAKRAAKFGVGFGPMKGELVEIYLAECARLGHAPRRYFRPRPGMPMAIHLCEDPDQGWDAIAPHAVHVITEYAKWAEAEGDGSNSPFKGLTDPAKLRHAGLFAAWTPQMLLDKVGAAEGGNIGFQPLLGGLAPEEGWKNLRLLAATMPALREAIAA
- a CDS encoding nuclear transport factor 2 family protein translates to MTELADKQAITEQLYRYCRSVDRLDIALGHGVFHEDAAVDYGERGFKGSGRAAIDWICAAHGGLLAHSHQISNVLIEVDGDRAGSEAYVTATLRMEREGRLVQMEVWSRYCDRWSRRDGTWRIDRRDTVTDYDCVRDVTEMYRHDRARRDGSDPSYAALAHGLQGEA
- a CDS encoding SDR family NAD(P)-dependent oxidoreductase, producing the protein MEQQAFTTRYGPWALIAGASEGTGAAFARQLAQMGVNLILVARREGPLEALAAELRSKVECVTASIDLAAMDATEQLQDAAAGREVGLLILNAGADPNGAMFLDTEVFNWDALVARNVVTVTRALHAFAAPMRARGRGGLMVVGSGACYGGLPGINVYAATKAFDLVLCEALWAELEPHGVDVLSFVLGRTDTPAHRELMAARGIAVPDGLADAEEVARLGLARLPFGPVCNWGEADDEAVMSASSAAQRRERIRRIAAISAAYAKG
- a CDS encoding GbsR/MarR family transcriptional regulator, whose amino-acid sequence is MSNFKPSQQDEAFLDAMAMLMAPWGWPRPVGRIYAYLLLREEPATLDEIAADLGMSKSNASVAARTLEHCGNARRQGEPGSRRIYYSVPSEFSGPFFEKAQLLDRQVRLFAGQRERDISAPVADRFARISAFYTAMREAIEGVIAEPQSEAEAERTATRTR
- a CDS encoding DUF2889 domain-containing protein gives rise to the protein MVTSTLPPPPRSTANPAPQRTAGSVRRTTSIDVSWPDGLDGQRRFVGAARDLWTPLAGEDGLTLAEARYEARMSEDKTITAIAAQPDCEAIAHLVGARAGGHLRGLLREVMPDMVAAAHPLYIVLDDLSGTALVSSFAWSQWHPDWADRLREKLGEAQHAQMMAQRVNVCWGLQEGNSGVSGDVDPEKVASADAGDLRNPADPLGWHDLAEDDGPGFRRARRIDVTRDAEAGVILIDSAFQDSAKRRDGGRVAIHEYRLTARVDAQTLEVLSLEPEARILPFSECPGATANTQRLVGCNLAEIREDVLAQLRGPEGCTHLNDALRALADVPALAARIEGSVSG